In Puniceicoccus vermicola, one DNA window encodes the following:
- a CDS encoding Calx-beta domain-containing protein, whose amino-acid sequence MLSYHSRSEYGSLFNFFLVLTLCLIAGPKAQGEIFWTEGGTVRVLVQETGESREVVTYASDPVGIAVDSLNNKIYWTDRGFNTINRANFDGSDIETLISSNEFDSTAIALDTAAGKMYWVENDLQKIRRANLDGTSMETIIRTFDIPSGLAVDVVNGLIYWSNSAQEIRIANIDGSDSRQIIDSRSFVDLEGLSLSSSANKLYFCDSGAGTIYQANLDGSVVEPLITGLGQPVDVAYDPARDKIIWVDREIGSLMEADSDGHNIIELEDVNDPRGLAIASQPTPSFLVVDYYAARIYEVDPTTGNTIEVSEDNALRGPTEIVTSPEGRVFIANLNGGDILEFDPGTRTVLSFASGGYLRGPIGIDFDAEGNLIVADRSSSSLIRIDLETQKQDLITQGNLISNPFDVAVDQNGDFLVTNGNTNSIIKVESDSGIQSVISSAGNFNFPDDIIVLRDGRILVSDLDNGRIIEVDPEDGTQTIIASGGYLNSPNSLTELDSGELLVADGRNGLIRIDLNSSPSQTLIADGGHFHVPEGATVINGSPIYSARFIQSEVTLAEGSSIDVEVSYNYGPAGAPPAELEFSIEADNPAWLNGVNFSETSVLFPEDDSLTVWMNLSNDDILNGERQIRLRMTSAEPSLYVGNNETITINLQDTDESGTVFFGQSQAVLHEGDEYLDLKVKRNINDPGALAVPVRTVDGSATSGADYQSLDTVVTFPEGVYEQTVRLDGPPVTSEVKPLRDFSLEFYNPESGVSLGTPDAVTIIVNDRDDAGSLDPNFRVTDTNLNTRGFSFLEVLSNGAIATNLYDSTTRLTTLRLLNPDGSFDPDFAFTSGRDKSVSVILELPDGKFLVGGQDLVGKQDIVLLNSDGSVDPTFTHYSESPSSNASVNAMIRMPDGKIIVASRSGCYDHYIYRIHTDGDLDPSFQVGHFTASKCTLFRNLWALPDGKILLAGSIGTYDGQAGPVIRLHPNGAVDTTFISATPQSWVADMVIQPDGKILISSWSGTYADKLVRLMPDGSLDESFQIPNTERPHREISEVMLLPNGQILVIGDLIHPETGEEMVIQRLNSNGSVDTSFSLLTTSYTTLKSIGLAPDGSVYVSGTFSSLDGYEISNFAKLNQPDIPSAGRLEMELSELTVEEDELQASLRIARIGSTDGTVGAYYTTISNGMADSYDFTPVSGSVIFADGEAYQMVSVPIANDGITEGSESFAVTLFGLTGGAVPGSPESTVVSIHDSSLTYAEWRLLHYGSATSSAGDPDYQPGNGPWSNFAHYSFGTDPLNSTGNPAREPRGFLSKIAGEGQNPYLQLSFYYSAASAGVRYEIEESRDLSEWTSIWNSEEDSNFESPLVVANPVGESGWVTIRSAAEISSETHSFLRVRMTILP is encoded by the coding sequence TTGGATGGCACGTCCATGGAAACGATTATTCGGACCTTTGACATTCCATCGGGCTTGGCAGTTGATGTCGTAAATGGACTCATCTACTGGAGCAATTCGGCTCAGGAGATCCGTATCGCCAATATCGACGGCTCCGATTCCCGGCAAATTATCGACTCCCGTTCGTTCGTCGATTTAGAGGGGCTGAGCCTGAGTTCTTCTGCGAACAAGCTCTATTTCTGTGACTCCGGTGCTGGGACCATCTATCAGGCCAATCTGGACGGGAGTGTTGTCGAGCCACTGATCACGGGACTGGGCCAGCCCGTCGATGTGGCCTATGATCCTGCGCGCGATAAGATCATTTGGGTCGATAGAGAAATCGGCTCTCTAATGGAAGCGGACAGTGATGGGCATAACATCATTGAACTCGAAGACGTAAACGATCCCAGAGGCTTGGCGATCGCCAGTCAGCCAACCCCGAGTTTTCTCGTGGTGGATTATTACGCCGCCAGAATTTATGAAGTCGATCCCACTACCGGGAATACGATCGAGGTATCCGAAGACAACGCCCTCAGGGGACCCACGGAGATCGTAACCAGCCCGGAGGGAAGGGTATTTATAGCAAATCTCAATGGCGGCGACATTCTGGAATTCGATCCCGGGACCCGAACGGTATTGTCATTCGCCAGCGGTGGTTATCTTCGAGGCCCAATTGGTATCGACTTCGATGCTGAGGGAAATCTAATCGTCGCCGATCGCAGCAGCAGCTCGCTGATCCGCATCGACCTCGAGACCCAGAAGCAGGATCTCATTACTCAAGGCAATCTGATCAGCAACCCGTTTGACGTCGCTGTCGATCAGAATGGAGATTTTCTTGTGACCAACGGCAATACGAATTCGATCATCAAGGTCGAGAGCGACTCGGGCATTCAGTCAGTAATCTCCTCTGCAGGGAATTTTAATTTTCCCGATGATATTATTGTTCTGCGCGATGGTAGAATTCTGGTCTCCGATCTCGATAATGGCCGAATTATTGAGGTTGATCCGGAGGACGGAACCCAGACCATCATCGCGTCCGGTGGCTACCTGAATTCCCCGAACAGTCTTACGGAGCTGGATTCGGGAGAATTGCTGGTTGCCGATGGAAGAAATGGATTGATCAGGATCGACTTGAATTCCTCCCCCTCGCAAACACTGATCGCAGATGGTGGCCATTTTCATGTTCCGGAGGGAGCAACTGTGATTAATGGCTCCCCAATCTATTCCGCCCGATTCATACAAAGCGAAGTTACGTTAGCCGAGGGTTCCAGTATCGATGTGGAAGTCAGCTACAATTATGGGCCTGCCGGTGCCCCGCCCGCGGAATTGGAATTCAGCATCGAGGCAGACAATCCTGCATGGCTGAACGGAGTGAATTTTTCCGAAACCTCGGTTCTTTTCCCAGAGGACGACAGCCTCACCGTTTGGATGAATCTTTCCAACGACGACATCCTGAACGGAGAGCGGCAAATACGACTGCGAATGACTAGTGCCGAACCTTCTCTCTATGTAGGCAACAATGAGACTATCACCATAAACCTGCAGGATACGGACGAATCGGGAACAGTTTTCTTTGGCCAGAGCCAAGCTGTCCTTCACGAAGGAGACGAATATCTGGATCTAAAAGTAAAGCGAAATATTAATGATCCTGGAGCTCTCGCGGTGCCCGTTCGCACGGTGGATGGATCTGCGACCTCAGGGGCGGATTATCAAAGCCTAGACACGGTCGTCACTTTTCCAGAGGGAGTTTACGAACAAACCGTTCGTCTCGACGGCCCTCCAGTCACGTCAGAAGTTAAACCACTTCGGGACTTCTCCCTGGAGTTCTACAACCCGGAAAGTGGAGTCTCCCTCGGCACTCCCGATGCAGTGACGATCATTGTGAATGATCGAGACGATGCCGGTTCGTTGGATCCGAACTTCCGGGTGACAGATACCAATCTAAACACCAGAGGCTTTTCTTTTCTTGAAGTGCTCAGCAATGGAGCAATCGCAACCAACCTGTACGATTCGACTACCAGACTAACCACTCTACGCCTTCTCAATCCAGACGGCTCTTTTGATCCTGACTTCGCGTTCACCTCAGGACGGGACAAATCCGTCAGCGTTATTCTGGAACTCCCGGACGGCAAGTTTCTGGTAGGTGGCCAAGACCTTGTCGGAAAGCAGGATATTGTTCTCCTGAACTCCGATGGCTCGGTTGATCCCACCTTTACCCACTATTCAGAAAGCCCAAGTAGCAATGCTAGCGTGAACGCGATGATTCGGATGCCGGACGGTAAAATCATCGTGGCCAGTCGGTCTGGCTGCTATGATCACTACATTTACCGAATTCATACAGACGGTGACCTGGACCCCAGCTTCCAGGTGGGCCACTTTACCGCGAGCAAATGTACTCTCTTCAGGAATCTTTGGGCATTGCCTGATGGCAAGATCCTGCTTGCTGGTTCCATCGGCACCTATGACGGGCAGGCGGGACCCGTGATTCGGCTGCATCCAAATGGTGCTGTGGACACCACTTTCATCAGTGCGACCCCACAATCTTGGGTGGCGGACATGGTCATCCAACCCGATGGTAAAATCCTCATCTCATCCTGGTCCGGAACCTACGCGGATAAACTCGTCCGGTTAATGCCCGATGGATCATTGGACGAGAGTTTCCAGATTCCCAACACTGAACGGCCCCATCGTGAGATCAGTGAAGTGATGCTCCTGCCGAACGGCCAAATTCTTGTCATCGGTGATCTGATCCATCCGGAGACGGGCGAAGAGATGGTGATACAACGTCTGAACTCGAATGGGTCCGTCGATACGAGCTTCAGTCTCCTTACAACTAGCTACACCACTCTGAAATCTATCGGCCTCGCGCCAGACGGATCGGTCTATGTCAGCGGGACATTTTCCTCTCTGGACGGCTATGAGATCTCCAATTTCGCGAAACTGAACCAACCCGATATTCCGTCGGCGGGTCGATTGGAAATGGAGTTGTCCGAATTGACGGTCGAAGAAGATGAGCTACAAGCCAGCCTGCGCATTGCTCGAATCGGTTCGACCGATGGAACCGTTGGTGCTTATTACACTACAATCTCAAATGGCATGGCGGACTCCTACGACTTCACCCCCGTATCGGGCAGCGTTATCTTCGCGGATGGCGAAGCCTACCAGATGGTTTCCGTTCCCATTGCAAATGACGGAATCACCGAAGGTTCAGAATCATTTGCAGTCACTCTCTTTGGCCTGACTGGTGGAGCCGTGCCCGGTTCTCCAGAGAGCACGGTCGTCTCCATTCATGATTCGTCGCTTACCTACGCCGAATGGCGTCTTCTTCATTATGGTTCCGCGACCAGCTCGGCTGGCGATCCGGACTATCAACCCGGCAACGGTCCATGGAGCAATTTTGCTCACTATTCCTTCGGAACGGACCCACTCAATTCGACCGGCAATCCGGCCCGCGAGCCGAGAGGTTTTCTTTCCAAGATCGCAGGAGAAGGGCAGAATCCCTATCTCCAACTTTCCTTTTACTACAGTGCCGCAAGCGCAGGAGTCCGCTATGAGATTGAAGAGTCCAGAGATCTTTCCGAGTGGACTTCAATCTGGAACTCCGAAGAAGACTCGAATTTCGAATCTCCCCTCGTGGTCGCCAACCCGGTCGGGGAAAGTGGTTGGGTTACAATTCGCTCCGCCGCGGAAATCTCGTCAGAGACGCATAGTTTTCTCAGGGTCCGAATGACAATTCTACCCTAG
- a CDS encoding 3-methyladenine DNA glycosylase has protein sequence MESLIAISRELSEEVWRAIAQRQCERASQWTAPYRERRASGKLHPVYDFLFVYYRVRPTQLEAWHPQWGITLLEASQETLYQHRYYRHDAHGTTLDPSRLEPRAIHRLEMALRLCETVYQRPPQFGCFGMHEWAMVYRGDSEGEVRHAERLPLRLSQEETDAFVRSQPIACSHSDAFRFFSEAAKPFNRIQPTKETRIKNEQCGCLHTNMDLYKICGQCMPWMGSDLMWRCFEFAVEARILDMRASPYDCLSLGFDPIPIETPTGRAEYERIQRNLHEQAQPLRKEIIDCLQKVLGEVKG, from the coding sequence ATGGAGTCTTTGATCGCCATCAGCCGGGAGCTCTCGGAGGAGGTGTGGCGCGCGATTGCGCAGCGCCAGTGCGAGCGCGCGTCCCAGTGGACGGCTCCCTACCGCGAGCGGCGGGCGAGTGGAAAACTCCATCCCGTCTACGATTTCCTCTTCGTCTATTATCGGGTCCGGCCGACCCAGCTCGAGGCCTGGCACCCGCAATGGGGCATCACCCTCCTCGAGGCCAGTCAGGAGACCCTCTATCAACACCGCTACTATCGGCATGATGCCCATGGCACGACACTCGATCCAAGCCGGTTGGAGCCCCGCGCGATCCACCGCCTCGAAATGGCCCTCCGACTCTGCGAGACCGTTTACCAACGTCCCCCTCAGTTTGGCTGTTTCGGGATGCACGAATGGGCGATGGTCTATCGCGGAGACAGCGAGGGCGAAGTCCGCCACGCAGAGAGACTACCGCTCCGCCTGAGCCAGGAGGAAACCGACGCCTTCGTGCGGAGCCAACCGATCGCCTGCAGCCATTCCGATGCGTTTCGATTCTTCAGCGAAGCGGCCAAACCCTTCAACCGCATCCAACCCACCAAAGAGACCCGCATCAAAAACGAACAATGCGGCTGCCTTCATACCAATATGGATCTCTATAAGATCTGCGGCCAATGCATGCCGTGGATGGGAAGCGACCTCATGTGGCGTTGCTTCGAATTCGCGGTCGAGGCCCGCATCCTCGACATGCGCGCCAGCCCCTACGATTGCCTTTCCCTCGGTTTCGACCCCATCCCCATCGAGACTCCAACCGGACGGGCGGAGTACGAGCGAATCCAACGCAACCTCCACGAGCAGGCCCAGCCGCTCCGGAAAGAAATCATCGACTGCCTCCAGAAAGTCTTGGGGGAGGTGAAGGGATGA